ACCCCTCTTGAGACCTGTTAGTGACAAACTCCAGTGAACAACCAAAGGTTTTGTACTCATTGGCAAACCACTCCAATAGCGGCATTTTGTCCTGGACCTCCAATTCAGCTGAATTTTCAGTATCCTTGAAGTTACTTTGATCAGCCTCTTGGTCCTTGTTTAGGTGCTTAATGACAATCTCATTGGAAACACTATTTTTCAGCACATAACGGTTTATATCAAGATTTTCCCAAACAACAAGAGTTTCAACAGCTCCCATCTCCAGAGCTTTTATTGTGTCATCCACACCAAATACATACTTTCCAGTATCTTGACTGATTTCCTCAAAGAATTTTCCTATCAAGCGTTTTTCTTGTATGAACTTCACATTTGAGAGAATCTCAGCAGATAGCTCAATGGCCTGACTGAATCCATTTTCCCCACCATAGGACACATCAACCACATTAAGTATCTTTGCCTGTAAACGTGGATCAAACATATCAGACTGGCTCAGCTCCGTCTTGAAATCAGCTGACCCAGCAAGTATTAGTCCAGATACATTTGGCTGACTAGTGGCTGGATTAATGAAGAACTGAGTAGCAAGCTCTGCCGTCTTCCTCACATAGTTATGGCGTTTCTCCATTCGAAGACGAGCAAATCGAAGAGCTGATTGACCTCCTCTTCCATGCTTCTTGGGAAGGTCGACAGTGAATTTATGAAGGATTTCCCTAGTGTTGCCACTTAAGGTCCCAAAAAGAGTGCCATTACCATCCATGACGATGAAACCAAACTTCTCATCTGATTCCAAAAGCTCACCCAGAGGTCCCGTGTGAAACTTGTTGTCACATAGGTACAGAGATGCGTTTATGGGCTTAAAAGGTGTAAGGTCAAAGgttaccttcttttccttcccATCTTCAGTCATTATAGTTCCAGTATAAAGGACCAAACCATTAGGAGGTACCTTATTATACAGTTTAAGCCTCTGCTGGGCAGACGTTATTGCACCAAGAACAGACTGACGATTTACTCTGCTCTTAATATTTGATGCAGTACCATATTCTTCCGCCAACATCTTGGTAATCCTAGATATCTGATCACCAGGAGGAATAATAAGAGAGATCATACTGGTACCATTTCCTCTTGCAGATTCAAGGGCTTTGATTAACTTTTtcattttccatatttcaaTATTCTTGTCATTTTCTTGGCCATCTGCCATTGCAAATTGATACTACCACAAGCTGAGCTACAAATTAGCCTGACCTAGGAAGCAAATTGAAGACAAATTAGAGTCCACGCCGATCGGGAATGTAAAATTCAGAAGATAAGTGAGAAAGATAATGTCAGAATAGAAGTAGAATAGAAGTTACAGGTATATTCTCAAGTACGTACTACTAAGCATTTAACAAAGGAACTTCATCAATAAGTAAAAAGTTGACAATCTCAATTAAACAATCAAAAGTAATTAAACCAGATAATGCACATTTTTCAGCACCTTAAAGCTTTTTTAGCTATCAAAATGGTTTAGAGGAGAAATATCATTTAGTCATCCAACACCTTTCTGTCATTACAAACTGTGGACATAATAACCTGATTTCTTATTGGTTTTATCTTGCATTAACAAGTTACACATGCAAATAGGCTGAGGTCTAGATATGAATGGTATCATTTTCCACAATTGGACTTCATCACACACAATTGAGGATATTTCTTCtttgaaaagaaataaaaaaaattaaccaacTCACCCCTGACTACCAAAAAGAAATGGCATTCCTTGAAATACAGAAGTGGAGTACAACAGGAGAGTATACATCTTAAGAATTAGCAGCAACCAAGCCTTTATCAAATCACGATTACCCTCTATCATCTTCTCATGATAGAATACCTTTAAGACTAGCTTCTCTTGATTATCCAACACTTTTAGTGCCTGGACACTTCATCTGGTTTGACATTCCCGTGTCAAATGGGTATGATAGCATGTAAGTGGTTCATATGGATACTTCAATATTCACTTACGATCTACTTTCATGGAGACATTTTAAATGTAAGTCAATTATGATCTATTTTCATGAAGACATCTTAAATGTAAGCAGGTAGTTCATATCTATAATTTCAACTTCTTATATACTCCAGGGCTTCATGTAGTAGAGAGGGTTCCTAGTCCAGGAGCAACTGCCCCAGCAAATAAATGTAAGTTCAGCAATACAGTAAGTACAAAATCAAACCCCCGTCTAGGCTGAAATCTACACCTGATTTTCAATGATAAGGACAATGCAActttattaatttctattttctaAAGAAACAATCTGAAACAACAGTAGTACTATCTCACAAGCAAAGACCAAGAAAATCATTGCACGTAGGTAGAAgagaaaatatgaaatttctgCAGCATAAGCACTAACCAAACTCTTTTACCACTAGAATCAAAGGCAAACAGATGAgtttatattcaaaaaaaaaaaaactaaacaagCCTCCACACACACTAACTAACTAAAACCACTTCTCTTTCAAGATTCTGCAAACCACAAATCATGGAACAAAAAAGAGATTGGGTCTTTGACATATTCATTGGGCAGTCATTTCATACATTTTGAatcttacaacaacaacaacatcataaCCAGGGTAATTCCATaggtggggtctggggagggtagagtatacTCAGACTTTATCTTACCTCGTAGAGGTAatgaggttgtttccgaaagaccatTAACTCAAGTAACACATATCAAAGCAGTTTGAAAAAGAAACATACAAAAGTAAAGAGGGCATaccaaataatatgaaaaaaaggaacAATAAGAATAGCTAAATAATGTGATAACCGAAGCACAGGAAACaacggggtgtaacaaaaatCATAGGACAGGAAACTACGAGTTACTACTACTGGTATGAACAAAGAAACAGGTATGGTGCACCAAACTACCACCAAGCCTATCCGTAGGAAAGCGAGACAACGATCAATTGCCTACAAACCTTCTGCCCTAATCCACGACCTCCTATCAAGGTCATGTCTTTGGTAAACTGAAGATGTGacatatcctgtctaatcacttttttttgatatttcttTGATCTACCTCTACCTATCCTTAAACCTACCATAACAACCTCTCGTAGCTCCTCACTCGGACATCTGCACATCTTCTCCTCACATATACGAACCAGCTCAGTCTCGCTTTCCTTTGTCTTGTCCACTACAAAGGGCACACCCACCTTATCTTAAATATCTCCATTCCTAATTTTATCTCTCATGGTATACATTTCAAACCTCATTTTAGTATATCTTCCCTGTAATTCCTCTAGATACCAACACAACATAGCTCTAGTAATGATTTCTCAGACATATACAACTATAACTGAGATTGAATCAACCAGTAAATCCTCAATAAACAAATCAATTTGAAGATACTCCAAAGCAAAAAAAAatggttttttttataaaaaaaaatggttttttttataaaaaaaaatcacaaatccTAGCAAATTACTCCACAACGCTTCTTTTAGATTGAATTCAAACAATCTCAAGTCAGAATTTGAAGCTAAACATGAAAATCCAAGGTAATTTTCAGAGAAGAGAAGGGTTATAGTTACCTGTTCGAAGCAGCAGGCGCAGTAGCTCGAGCAAAGCTGGCTGTTGAAAAAATGTAGAAACCCTTTTGAGCTTATTATTTATACAATAGAATAATATTCTTGATCCCAGACCCATGTCGTGTGATTTCACTAATCGTTGTTAGTTGTAGAATAATATTCTTGATAGTCTGTAActtagaaataataaaaaactgAATTTTATTGTCAAGATGGAAGTTCAGGAggtattgtttcataatgtatttattgtattatattgtataatactttttttattttatattaattgaatttttaaggtaATGtacacatattaaaaaaatatttgaagaatAAAATTGAATCATATTTTACTCTATTACCCTTTTGTTTAATCAACATCATATAGAagattaaatgtgaaatcataaatacaatGAGTTTTTTATTGGAATATAATTTTGTAAGTAGTGTAGTTTAACTCttagaaaattacaaaatttcattaatgcaaagggtaaacatgaaaaaagttttaaacatttctcttgaactttgaataattcaactattttgaacaatgaaaaaaactctagaaattcaattaatatgaaatagacgGAGTATTGTATTGTAGTGTATTATTCTaatgaatataatatttaaatagattGTATTGTTATCCACTgttacataatgtcacacatAAGTGTGGCAGCGGAACAGAAGTCGGGACAACCGAACTGGTATCTACCGGAACCGACCATGAAAATGGTGGTTTCGTCTGGAACCGGACCGGACCAGTACCAGTACGGACCGATAATTTCTATAATGATCGTCCCAGTCCAGTACATACCAGGACGGAACCAGGACGGACCGAACcagtattttaaaatttaattattatttttaattagttaaatcaatttaattaatgaattaaaaaatctaaaatacaTTATTAATTTAATGTTTCTTCCAAAATACATTTTTcaagtttaaatttcaaatttcgaacttttaaagtttgaatttttaaagtttaaatttcaaatttaaaaatagaagtttaaacttttaaagttttaaagtttgaaatatttgaaaattaaaatacatgaaaaatacTTGACTTAAATtgaagataataattaaaaaaattaaggtgaatagcctattattttatttataaaaaagtaattagtacaatttatattacaatttaaaaatattagaagAGTACCTAATCGACACAGCCACATTCTAGAAAGGGTTCTGTTTTAATTAGGTTTCTAATTATCTAATATTTGTACTCTCCAAAATAGTCTTGTCTTAATTCTTCTAACATTTCTCTAGTTACTTATTCCGGAAGTGGTTGTATAGTTTGTTCCTCCAATGCATCCATTCCGTCTTCACTAGAATCTGCCAAAATATTGTCAACATCATATTCAAATTGGACAGGTAGTGTCGGACGCTCAAAATTCCTACACTCCGCATTAATCCAATCCCTAAATAATATTGATATCTGTAAGTTGTCAGATGCTAACGAATACCTATTATCTCATATTTGAAATTTGGATGCACTAAAAGCTCCCTTCGAAGCTACTGAAGATGCCTGAATAGTAAACAAATCTCAAACAACCCGTTGAAGCTTTGAAAATGCCTTGCCGCGGTTCCTTCACCAATTCAAAAGATCGGGTTTGTCTTCTGCATCCTTAATGTTTTCCGTTCCCTGATtaagaaattcatcaaaatcatttttttcgtTAGAAGTAAGTCCTAGATAACTTTCTAACATatcatcaatattatcttcagaataTTTACATTTAGATGTTTGGGGTTCTTCTTGACGTActactttatttaaaattatagaatTATACAAGTCATATAATTTTCTAGTTTCATTTTTAATACTATATTTAACCGTGGATAAACTAGGTTCTTCATCATCTTTAATacctaaatttaaataaattttttcaacCACTAGTGATGCATCAACTTCTTTGTATGTTGGATTTAATAAACAAGCAGTTAAAAAATTgaggaatagaaaaaaatatttttaaaatttttcaatcGTCTTAGCAATagaatctttaaatttttatttatttcgaTAATCATAAAATTTAGTTGAAATTGCACAAATATTTGATAAAACGGAACAAATAGTAGGGTAATAAAGTCCAGAAATTTACTTTGTAACTaagaaaaaaacttttaaaaactcCTCAAGTTCTTTTACGTCATCCCAATCTGTTTCTGAAAGTCTATAATCCATATTTGCATTATAAGCATTCCAAACCATTTGCAAAGGTTTTTTATATTCATAAGCTACCTTAAGCATTTCATATAAAGAATTTCACCTAGTAGCAAcagtttttggaatttttctatATGGGAGATTAAATTTATGGCACCTATTTTCAAATTCTTTACGTCTAGATTTTACttgacatttaaaaataaaatgacatgcAAATTCACATTTaaatcaaccattattatacattgcTATATTATCTCTAACAATTAAATTATAGATATGTGCAGCACATCTAATATaaaaatcatcatcataaatagGGCTAAGTACACCTTTTAAAATATCACTAACAATTGTATTATTAGAAACATTGTCTAAAGTGAcactcattattttattagttattCCAAAAAACTCGGTAACTCTTAAAATAGTTTGAGCAATATAAGCATCGATTTTTAAAACTTCACAACTTTTGtaatccaaaatatatttttgtaaatttaaaatttcatcAATCCAATGACCAATAATTGTAACATAATCATTACCATTTACACTACGGCTCATATCAAAAGTTATAGCTATTATACAagtattataattaaataaacaacgaagataatgaaaatattggccttgatAATCAAAAATGGTCTTTTTAATAGTGTTTCTTGAAAAACCATTAAACGAAGGATTATACactaatataatataatgaataaacCAGAATTTTCACCAAAACTAAAGGCAATCCAGTAACAATGATCATTTTAGCTAATTCTTCTAGATCTCTTTCTTTATTATATGATCGATGTGTACTAAGGCCAGAAATATTAGAAGGGTTTAATGTCGATTCTACCATGTTAGAGCCTTCTACTCCTACAGATGAATCAAGAAGGGGCGTACCATTTTTTATTACACCCGCTATCGCGTTAGCTTCCAAAAATTCTCTTTTACAACAACCCATCAAATGATTTCGTAAATGCCTTGCACCACCAGCCTTTCCGCAGTTTTATAGTTCATGACATGTTTACATTTATTACAATTGCTTTAGTTTTATCTTCACTTTGAGTCATAAATTGCCAAACAacagattttttttatgttcaaGCTTAGACTTAGCTCTACTAAGATGTACAGGGGGAATGGGAGAGGGAGCGAGAGCGAGAGCATGAAAAAGACTAGTAGCCGTATGTGGCTCagtttcatcatcatcaaaagtatcaatatcatcattatctacattatcatcatcatcatctagtaattcatcaaaattaccaTATCTTCTATCTAAATATTCATGGTCTAATTGAGTATTACtatcaatatcaaaataagtaTCATTTATATGCGTATAATCATCCGTATTAATATGTAATGGTGGTTGTCCAGTTTTAGATTTAGAAGAACTACAaccaaattttttttttgttaaaacatTACCAACACTActcaaaattgatttttttaccttttcttgaaatatttttatctccaaaattcatattaaaattttacaaatatgtaaattaaatataatacaaaaattaaacacaaacaaataaataagtaaactagTGAAGACTAAATAAGTgaactattaaaattttacaaatatgcaaattaaatatattacataaattaaacacaaacaaataaataagtaaactaatAAAGACTAAATAGATCAAAATTGTAAGTTGAAATGAATGTATCGAACGTGTGCGTAAAAGCAGACGTAAAAGCCGAAAATTGTAAGTTGGAATGAATCTTGAAGCTTGAAGATGCTCCAAAATTTTAATCCACCAAAATTCTCCAATTAATAGAATTTAATAAGTAATAACACTAAAGAGAGTATTTTAGAACTTGAAAGAGTTGAGAGTTGAGAATTGAGAGAGTAGAAATAAGTGTGTAAAAATTGAGAAGTGGTGGGGGGttttatagttaaaaaataggacctaaatgttatttttataaactttaggatataaaaaaataaagaggggGGAGGGGTAGGAGGTTATTTGGAGGGTTGGGGGTTGTTCTAGCCGTTTGGGTGGGCCCATCCAACAGCTAGAACAACAgctatattattaaaaaaaatattaaaaatctgGCACATAACGGACCGGACCGGTACTGGCACAAACCAAACCGGGACGGACCGATAACCCCTAACCCCTCCATCCCATTACCTATTCCGTAACCCTACCCCATACCCCTATCGGCACAGATCAGATTGGATCAAAACTGGAGCCAGACCAGCAACGGTACCGGTAAGTGCCGGTTCCGTCCCCAGCCTTAGTCAcatatgaataatttgattgatAAACTTACAAGAAAATAAGGTAAAAGGTAGAGTTGCAATAAAAATGtaggataaaaaataaaatatgataattaaataataaataaaaacacaatgaaaagaaaatattaaggtaacgaTGCGATCACACTAAATCAGTGGttacacaaaataaaaaatttcgtCGTTATataacgatgaatttaaatgatACGATACATcaaaatttaagtaacaatcaaaataaacattgtaagtttgtttcaaatatatacaataaagtaattagtttacaataaatattGTTATTTCagaaaaaagacggtttaaaattaatttaaacttttaGAGAAGAAATTGATTTTAGAAAagagagtcgccacttaatttttaagaaaattaagaaaccttaattttaaagactctaacagatttaagtcttaaaattagagaaaaagggTAAAAGGTTCTTAacttcttattttcactttgagaaggtgcTAGCATTCAAAGTGATCACTAACGCgtggttatccgacgatttgaaaaattatttgactaatttttgaaaatattaatttaaaagaaaatgaagactttaaaattatttttttaaaaaatgatcaaacttaaacattgaaaataatatacatgtatgaaaaaaaagtaaaaatttatcaaatgactaaataaggtagaaaatcatttaaagagtaaattaaaataaattggtTTACCTTTAGggtaatttaattaaattaaaataaattaaaattaatatctaagcaagtataaataacataagtaaataaattattacaacccgaatcaatataaataaataataaataacacatgaaaatatggcacgacacttagtttctgtacgcctggactaagctgttgggtcatctgcgttttgggccttaaACACAATTCCACTTATATCACAGCTATATATACACTGTTTATTGgattgtatatacactatatacagtatatacagtattatttctgtatatcaaactATATACACACACTGTATACCACCTATTTGTTCCCTGTATCTGTTATACATCaaactgtatatacactatatatcatTGTTTATAGCATTGTTTTCTTGCATATCGGACTgcatatatactgtatatcagtataTACAACATTGTTTTCCACTTGTATTCCATGTAtacagcccaatatcaatattcaaaccatAAATATTAGTttcctttccatgtatcaacttttcagcCATTCGAACAAGATGATGAGAGACTaaaaactcaacgatatgcaaaaatgaagtccaaagatggactcaaaTTGATAttacatgcaccaaaataaaattacataagcatctactcattttaagctaaaaccaaggaatatatcataatattttaaggtatcaaattgatgggcatctTAGAGCTGACtaacaacatgtatatatgtagacaaaggaaataaaagaagaaatatattcaagtaactaaaggactaaggaattaatatatatgctatactaactcaaatttttttttaaaaaataaatcaattaggTTATGAAAGTTCTAACGAAATAataacttaagcatatttttgttatctaaatcatgttaaaagaagaaattgaaaatatgaaaatatatattgtcaaaaacaactacttgaaaaaataatgaacaaaactaagaactttcataaaataattctaacacatgctagctaattaatcctgaCACATgttaactataagaaatttctatcattaatctagtTATTCtcaatacatgctaactaaaaaaaattacgaatcaactaaatataaaatatgaaataattaaataaaataaagatgagaaaagattttaccgaCGACGAGCGGAAGATGACTTCACCACTACCCAAgggcttg
This Solanum dulcamara chromosome 1, daSolDulc1.2, whole genome shotgun sequence DNA region includes the following protein-coding sequences:
- the LOC129900223 gene encoding eukaryotic peptide chain release factor subunit 1-3-like; amino-acid sequence: MADGQENDKNIEIWKMKKLIKALESARGNGTSMISLIIPPGDQISRITKMLAEEYGTASNIKSRVNRQSVLGAITSAQQRLKLYNKVPPNGLVLYTGTIMTEDGKEKKVTFDLTPFKPINASLYLCDNKFHTGPLGELLESDEKFGFIVMDGNGTLFGTLSGNTREILHKFTVDLPKKHGRGGQSALRFARLRMEKRHNYVRKTAELATQFFINPATSQPNVSGLILAGSADFKTELSQSDMFDPRLQAKILNVVDVSYGGENGFSQAIELSAEILSNVKFIQEKRLIGKFFEEISQDTGKYVFGVDDTIKALEMGAVETLVVWENLDINRYVLKNSVSNEIVIKHLNKDQEADQSNFKDTENSAELEVQDKMPLLEWFANEYKTFGCSLEFVTNRSQEGSQFCRGFGGIGGILRYQLDMRSFDEPSDEDEYFEDSD